The Collimonas fungivorans Ter331 genome has a segment encoding these proteins:
- a CDS encoding PilT/PilU family type 4a pilus ATPase, which translates to MERDQATKFMHDLLRLMVSKRGSDLFITADFPPAFKIDGKITPVSNQALTSVHTLELARAIMSDKQAADFEETKECNFAISPAGLGRFRASAFIQQGRVGMVLRTITTDIPKFEDLGLPPTLKEVAMTKRGLVIMVGATGSGKSTTLAAMIGYRNENSYGHIITIEDPVEYIHPHKNCIVTQREVGVDTENWGVALKNTLRQAPDVILIGEIRDRETMDYAIAFAETGHLCLATLHANSSNQALDRIINFFPEERRPQLLMDLSLNLKGIVSQRLVPLKTVKGRAVAVEILLNSPLISDLIFKGDVHEIKEIMKKSRELGMQTFDQALFDLYEEDKISYEDALRNADSVNDLRLSIKLRGKDAKDRDLSAGTEHLGIV; encoded by the coding sequence ATGGAAAGAGATCAAGCCACCAAATTCATGCACGACTTGCTGCGCCTGATGGTCAGCAAGCGCGGCTCCGATTTGTTCATTACCGCAGACTTCCCGCCGGCGTTCAAGATCGACGGCAAGATCACGCCGGTATCGAACCAGGCGCTGACTTCGGTCCATACTCTCGAACTGGCGCGCGCCATCATGAGCGACAAGCAGGCGGCCGATTTCGAAGAAACCAAGGAATGCAACTTCGCCATCAGCCCGGCAGGGCTGGGGCGCTTCCGCGCTTCGGCGTTCATCCAGCAAGGCCGGGTCGGCATGGTGCTGCGGACCATCACCACCGATATCCCGAAATTCGAAGACCTGGGCTTGCCGCCCACGCTGAAGGAGGTCGCCATGACCAAGCGCGGCCTGGTGATCATGGTCGGCGCCACCGGTTCCGGCAAATCGACCACGCTGGCGGCGATGATCGGCTACCGCAACGAAAACAGCTACGGCCACATCATCACGATTGAAGATCCGGTCGAATACATCCATCCGCACAAGAACTGTATCGTGACCCAGCGCGAAGTCGGCGTCGACACGGAAAACTGGGGAGTAGCTCTGAAGAACACCTTGCGCCAGGCGCCGGACGTGATCCTGATCGGCGAAATCCGCGACCGCGAAACCATGGACTACGCCATCGCCTTCGCCGAAACCGGCCACTTGTGCCTGGCCACGCTGCATGCCAACAGCTCCAACCAGGCGCTCGACCGTATCATCAACTTTTTCCCGGAAGAGCGCCGGCCGCAACTGCTGATGGACTTGTCGCTCAATCTTAAAGGGATCGTCTCGCAACGCCTGGTGCCGCTGAAAACGGTCAAGGGCCGCGCGGTCGCGGTGGAGATCCTGCTGAATTCACCTTTGATTTCCGACTTGATCTTCAAGGGCGATGTCCATGAAATCAAGGAAATCATGAAGAAGTCGCGCGAGCTCGGCATGCAGACTTTTGACCAGGCCCTGTTCGATTTGTACGAAGAGGATAAAATCAGTTACGAAGACGCTTTGCGCAACGCCGACTCGGTCAACGACCTGCGGCTTTCCATCAAGCTGCGCGGCAAGGATGCAAAAGACCGCGACCTGTCTGCCGGCACTGAACACCTGGGGATAGTATGA
- a CDS encoding type IV pilus twitching motility protein PilT — protein sequence MDISELLAFSVKNKSSDLHLSAGLPPMIRVHGDVRRINLPPLEHKDVHSMIYDIMNDGQRKAYEEHLECDFSFEIPGLARFRVNAFNQDRGAAAVLRTIPSTVLTLEQLNAPRIFAELALKPRGLVLVTGPTGSGKSTTLAAMVNHVNENEYAHILTIEDPIEFVHQSNKCLINQREVGPHTHSFSNALRSALREDPDVILVGELRDLETIRLALTAAETGHLVFGTLHTSSAAKTIDRIVDVFPGEEKEMVRAMLSESLQAVISQSLLKTKDGSGRVAAHEIMLGTPAIRNLIRESKIAQMYSAIQTGSNMGMQTLDSNLTELVKRNVISLASARAAAKTPDNFPG from the coding sequence ATGGACATTTCCGAACTTCTGGCTTTTTCGGTGAAGAATAAGTCATCCGATTTGCATTTATCCGCAGGCTTGCCGCCGATGATCCGGGTTCATGGCGATGTGCGCCGCATCAACCTGCCGCCGCTGGAGCACAAGGATGTGCACTCCATGATCTATGACATCATGAACGACGGCCAGCGCAAAGCGTACGAAGAACATCTGGAATGCGATTTTTCGTTTGAAATCCCCGGCCTGGCGCGCTTCCGCGTCAATGCCTTCAACCAGGACCGCGGCGCCGCAGCCGTGCTGCGGACGATTCCGTCGACCGTCCTGACCCTGGAACAGCTCAACGCGCCGCGCATCTTTGCCGAACTGGCGCTCAAGCCGCGCGGCCTGGTGCTGGTCACCGGCCCGACCGGTTCCGGCAAATCGACCACGCTGGCGGCCATGGTCAACCATGTCAATGAAAACGAATACGCGCACATCCTGACCATCGAAGATCCGATCGAATTCGTGCACCAATCGAACAAGTGCCTGATCAACCAGCGCGAAGTCGGACCGCACACCCATTCTTTCAGCAATGCGCTGCGCTCGGCCTTGCGGGAAGATCCTGACGTCATCCTGGTGGGCGAATTGCGCGACCTGGAAACCATCCGCCTGGCGCTGACCGCCGCCGAAACCGGCCACCTGGTGTTCGGCACCCTGCACACCTCCTCCGCCGCCAAGACCATCGACCGTATCGTCGACGTGTTCCCCGGCGAAGAAAAGGAAATGGTGCGCGCCATGTTGTCGGAATCGCTGCAAGCGGTGATTTCGCAAAGCCTGCTGAAAACCAAGGACGGCTCCGGCCGCGTCGCCGCCCATGAAATCATGCTGGGCACGCCGGCGATCCGCAACCTGATCCGCGAAAGCAAGATTGCGCAGATGTATTCGGCGATCCAGACCGGCAGCAACATGGGCATGCAAACCCTAGACAGCAACCTGACCGAACTGGTCAAGCGCAATGTGATCTCGCTGGCCAGCGCACGCGCGGCAGCCAAGACACCGGACAACTTCCCGGGCTAA
- a CDS encoding YggS family pyridoxal phosphate-dependent enzyme: MSLMSHKLQAVHSSIHATAITASRRPDSVALLAVSKTFGADAVLEAVAAGQRAFGENYLQEALTKMAEVELKLALKSGEGDDVLLEWHFIGPIQSNKTRAIAEHFDWVHTVDREKIAQRLSQQRPPQLAPLNICLQVNISGEASKSGLAPAEVKDVARAIAGLPGLKLRGLMAIPEPTDDLEKQHAAFRRTRQLLEQLQQDPDMQQAGQQLDTLSMGMSADMAAAIEEGATIVRVGSAIFGQRERNHDK, translated from the coding sequence ATGTCCTTAATGTCGCACAAGTTGCAAGCCGTCCATAGCAGTATTCATGCCACGGCCATTACAGCGTCGCGCCGACCTGACAGTGTGGCGCTGCTGGCGGTGTCAAAAACCTTCGGCGCCGATGCGGTGCTGGAAGCGGTCGCTGCCGGCCAGCGCGCTTTCGGTGAAAATTATTTGCAGGAAGCACTGACAAAAATGGCTGAGGTGGAACTGAAATTGGCACTGAAATCTGGGGAGGGAGACGATGTCTTGCTGGAATGGCATTTTATCGGCCCGATCCAGAGCAACAAGACGCGTGCCATCGCCGAGCATTTCGACTGGGTACATACGGTCGACCGCGAAAAGATCGCCCAGCGCCTGTCGCAGCAGCGGCCGCCGCAGCTGGCGCCGCTGAACATCTGTTTGCAGGTGAACATCAGCGGCGAGGCCAGCAAGAGCGGTTTGGCGCCGGCGGAGGTGAAGGATGTGGCGCGCGCCATCGCCGGATTGCCGGGGCTGAAATTGCGCGGCTTGATGGCGATACCGGAGCCGACCGACGACCTGGAAAAACAGCATGCGGCATTTCGCCGGACCAGGCAATTGCTGGAGCAGCTGCAACAGGATCCGGATATGCAGCAAGCCGGACAGCAGCTGGATACTTTGTCGATGGGCATGTCGGCCGACATGGCGGCGGCGATTGAAGAGGGCGCTACCATCGTGCGCGTAGGCAGTGCAATTTTTGGACAACGGGAACGGAACCATGACAAGTAA
- the proC gene encoding pyrroline-5-carboxylate reductase has protein sequence MTSKLNISFIGGGNMAAALIGGLAGKVTDGANIHVVDLNPEALQNLAQRFGVSTATGIDAAIAASEVIVLAVKPQQMKEVVAKLRPHVTSQLVLSIAAGIRAVDLKRWLGGHDAIVRCMPNTPALIGLGITGMVATAGVSAAQRDTADLILRAVGSTVWLDDEAKIDAVTAVSGSGPAYVFYFIEAMQQAAQELGLTAQQGIELAKATFVGAAQLAAQSPEPVSLLRERVTSKGGTTYAALTSMEAADVKGAIIAAVKSAAVRGQELGDEFGRD, from the coding sequence ATGACAAGTAAACTGAATATCAGCTTCATCGGAGGTGGCAATATGGCGGCGGCCCTGATCGGCGGCCTGGCCGGCAAGGTGACCGACGGCGCCAACATCCATGTGGTCGACCTGAATCCGGAAGCTTTGCAGAACCTGGCGCAGCGTTTCGGCGTCAGTACCGCAACCGGCATCGACGCCGCGATCGCGGCCAGCGAAGTGATCGTGCTGGCGGTCAAGCCGCAACAGATGAAGGAAGTCGTGGCCAAATTGCGGCCGCATGTCACCAGCCAGCTAGTGTTGTCGATCGCCGCCGGCATCCGCGCTGTCGACCTGAAGCGCTGGCTGGGCGGCCACGACGCCATCGTGCGCTGCATGCCGAACACGCCGGCGCTGATCGGCCTGGGGATTACCGGCATGGTCGCCACTGCGGGCGTGTCGGCGGCGCAACGCGATACCGCCGACCTGATCTTGCGCGCTGTCGGCAGCACGGTGTGGCTGGACGACGAGGCAAAGATCGATGCGGTGACGGCGGTATCCGGCAGCGGCCCGGCTTATGTGTTTTATTTTATCGAAGCGATGCAGCAGGCAGCCCAGGAACTCGGCCTGACTGCGCAGCAGGGCATCGAACTGGCCAAGGCCACTTTCGTCGGCGCGGCGCAACTGGCGGCACAATCGCCGGAGCCGGTGTCATTGTTGCGCGAGCGCGTCACTTCCAAGGGCGGCACCACCTATGCTGCGTTGACCAGCATGGAAGCGGCGGATGTGAAGGGAGCGATCATCGCCGCCGTCAAATCAGCCGCGGTCCGAGGCCAGGAGCTGGGCGACGAATTCGGACGCGACTAG
- a CDS encoding DUF883 family protein, with amino-acid sequence MATTTDNVKDMRDNLAGELKSVIKEAETLLDDTHDHAEKKYNSAREKLKTALETAKTELPKATKKAVAHTKHAAHVTDEYVGDNPWKAVSVAAVIGLLAGLAIGRNK; translated from the coding sequence ATGGCTACTACTACCGATAACGTAAAAGATATGCGCGACAATCTGGCTGGCGAGCTCAAATCCGTGATCAAGGAAGCAGAAACCCTGCTCGACGACACCCACGACCACGCAGAGAAAAAATACAACTCGGCGCGCGAAAAATTGAAAACGGCGCTGGAAACGGCTAAAACCGAACTGCCGAAAGCCACCAAAAAAGCAGTGGCGCACACCAAGCACGCCGCCCATGTGACTGACGAATATGTCGGCGACAATCCTTGGAAAGCTGTCAGCGTGGCAGCCGTCATCGGCTTGCTGGCGGGCCTGGCGATCGGCCGCAACAAATAA
- the ubiA gene encoding 4-hydroxybenzoate octaprenyltransferase, translated as MNRLKLYFQLVRMDKPIGILLLLWPTLAALWLAAGGKPAWSLVAIFILGTALMRSAGCAINDFADRDFDKHVKRTAERPLTSGKIAAWEAVMVAVVLTLLSLLLILPLNTLTKELSVIAVIVAGSYPYFKRFFAIPQAYLGIAFGFGIPMGFAAVQGAVPAAAWLLLVANVFWAIAYDTEYAMVDRDDDLKIGIKTSAITFGRYDVLAIMLCYALSLGLVFAVGWQFGLRGWFSAGMLLAAACAVYHYRLIRTRERAACFTAFRHNNWLGAAVFGGIALDYALR; from the coding sequence ATGAATCGTCTCAAACTCTACTTCCAGCTGGTCCGCATGGACAAACCCATCGGCATCCTGCTATTGCTGTGGCCGACCCTGGCCGCCCTGTGGCTGGCTGCCGGCGGCAAACCGGCCTGGAGCCTGGTCGCGATCTTCATCCTTGGCACCGCCCTGATGCGCTCGGCCGGCTGCGCGATCAACGATTTCGCCGACCGCGATTTCGACAAGCACGTCAAACGCACCGCCGAGCGGCCGCTGACCAGCGGCAAGATCGCCGCCTGGGAAGCGGTGATGGTGGCCGTGGTGCTGACGCTGCTGTCCTTGCTGCTGATCCTGCCGCTGAACACGCTGACCAAGGAATTGTCGGTGATCGCCGTAATCGTGGCCGGCAGCTATCCCTACTTCAAGCGCTTTTTCGCGATTCCGCAAGCCTACCTCGGCATCGCCTTCGGCTTCGGCATCCCCATGGGTTTCGCCGCCGTGCAGGGCGCGGTGCCGGCAGCGGCCTGGCTGCTGTTGGTCGCCAATGTATTCTGGGCCATCGCCTACGACACCGAATACGCCATGGTCGATCGCGACGATGACCTCAAGATCGGCATCAAGACCTCGGCGATTACTTTCGGCCGCTACGACGTGCTGGCGATCATGCTTTGTTACGCGCTCAGTTTGGGATTAGTATTTGCTGTAGGCTGGCAATTCGGCCTGCGCGGTTGGTTCAGTGCCGGCATGCTGCTGGCCGCCGCTTGCGCCGTCTATCATTACCGCCTGATTCGCACACGCGAACGCGCCGCTTGCTTTACCGCTTTCCGCCACAATAACTGGCTGGGAGCGGCGGTATTTGGCGGCATCGCTCTGGACTACGCGCTGAGATAA
- a CDS encoding LysR substrate-binding domain-containing protein, translating into MTLTELKYIVAVARVKHFGHAAEACFVAQPTLSVAIKKLEDELGVVIFERGGTEISVTPLGAQIVAQAERVLEQTATIREIANQNKDPLAGPLRLGIIYTVGPYLLPPLVKTMIEQVPQMPLVLQENFTVRLLELLRQGELDAAIIALPFPEHGLMVQPLYDEPFVVALPKHHAWANRSSISAQDLKSETMLLLGNGHCFRDQVLEVCPEMSRFSTAGDGIARTFEGSSLETIRHMVASGIGITVLPLASVPDLDAKDGMLRYVPFTDPEPSRRVVIVWRKSFTRHAAIEAVQKAVLDCGLKGVTLLHDALAVEG; encoded by the coding sequence ATGACTCTGACCGAACTCAAATACATCGTCGCGGTAGCCCGCGTAAAGCATTTTGGCCATGCAGCGGAAGCTTGCTTCGTAGCGCAGCCGACCCTCTCCGTGGCGATCAAGAAGCTGGAAGACGAACTGGGCGTGGTGATCTTCGAACGCGGCGGCACCGAAATTTCAGTGACGCCGCTGGGTGCGCAGATCGTAGCCCAGGCCGAACGGGTGCTGGAGCAGACCGCCACCATCCGCGAAATCGCCAACCAGAACAAGGATCCGCTGGCCGGCCCGCTGCGCCTCGGCATCATCTATACCGTCGGTCCCTACCTGCTGCCGCCGCTGGTGAAAACCATGATCGAGCAAGTGCCGCAGATGCCGCTGGTGCTGCAGGAAAATTTCACCGTGCGCCTGCTCGAGTTGCTGCGCCAGGGCGAACTGGACGCCGCCATCATCGCCCTGCCGTTCCCCGAACATGGCCTGATGGTGCAGCCGCTGTACGACGAACCGTTCGTGGTGGCGCTGCCCAAGCACCATGCCTGGGCCAACCGCAGCAGCATCAGCGCCCAGGATCTCAAGTCGGAAACCATGCTGTTGCTCGGCAACGGCCACTGCTTCCGCGACCAGGTGCTGGAAGTGTGCCCCGAAATGTCGCGCTTCTCGACTGCCGGCGACGGCATCGCCCGCACCTTCGAAGGTTCGTCGCTGGAAACCATACGCCACATGGTGGCTTCCGGCATCGGCATTACGGTGCTGCCGCTGGCTTCGGTGCCCGATCTCGACGCCAAGGACGGCATGCTGCGTTATGTGCCGTTTACCGACCCGGAGCCGTCGCGCCGGGTGGTGATCGTCTGGCGCAAGAGCTTCACCCGCCATGCAGCCATCGAAGCGGTGCAGAAAGCGGTACTGGATTGCGGCCTGAAAGGCGTCACCCTGCTGCATGACGCGCTTGCGGTCGAAGGCTGA
- the recG gene encoding ATP-dependent DNA helicase RecG, producing MPAPKRKPAAAAPSAPVANTRASKLEKLGLRTDIDLVLHLPLRYEDETEVVAIQQAGMMGASVAQVEGVVTACDIQYRPRRQLVVTIADDSGQLVMRFLNFYGSQTKQLAVGTRVRARGEIRHGFFGAEVVHPNYKVVLEGAPLPDVLTPVYPAGEGLSQIFLRKAIADAMHNIEWRDTLSPAQLAAQQLMPFENAVRLLHNPPPEVDEHALEDRSHPAWVRMKFDELLAQQLSLKRAQVARRAKNARALSVVGKLSAAFLNTLPFTLTKAQQRVVAEISADLRASFPMQRLLQGDVGSGKTVVAALASAQAIDSGYQAVLMAPTEILADQHFRKIAAWMEPLGVRVAWLTGSLKKKEKLAAQAMIESGEAQLVIGTHALIQDSVQFAKLGLVIVDEQHRFGVGQRLALRNKTVSENGGNDSIPNTAAAAAVPHQLMMSATPIPRTLAMTYYADLEISVIDELPPGRTPIVTRAVDQSRRDEVIARVHAAVQDGRQAYWVCPLIEESEALQLQTATETYAMLVEALPDLRIGLVHGRLKQAEKQEVMDAFSAGACHVLVATTVIEVGVDVPNASLMVIEHAERFGLSQLHQLRGRVGRGSAASVCLLLYQSPLGYIAKQRLMTMRETTDGFEIARRDLEIRGPGEFLGARQSGQAMLRFADLATDQWLVDRARDLAHALLQDPTPANQATVSTHLARWLGGREDFLKV from the coding sequence ATGCCTGCTCCGAAGCGAAAACCTGCCGCTGCCGCCCCTTCTGCCCCGGTTGCGAACACCCGCGCCAGCAAGCTGGAAAAGCTGGGTTTGCGCACGGATATCGACCTGGTCTTGCACCTGCCGCTGCGCTATGAAGATGAGACCGAGGTCGTCGCCATTCAGCAAGCCGGCATGATGGGCGCCAGCGTAGCGCAAGTCGAAGGCGTCGTCACCGCCTGCGATATCCAGTACCGGCCGCGGCGGCAGCTGGTGGTCACCATCGCCGACGACAGCGGCCAGCTGGTGATGCGTTTCCTGAATTTCTACGGTAGCCAGACCAAGCAGCTGGCGGTCGGCACCCGGGTGCGCGCGCGCGGCGAAATCCGCCACGGCTTTTTCGGCGCCGAGGTGGTCCATCCCAATTATAAGGTGGTGCTGGAAGGCGCTCCGCTGCCCGATGTGCTGACCCCGGTTTATCCGGCCGGCGAGGGTTTGTCGCAGATTTTCCTGCGCAAGGCGATCGCCGACGCCATGCACAACATCGAGTGGCGCGACACCTTGTCGCCGGCGCAACTGGCGGCGCAGCAGCTGATGCCCTTCGAAAATGCGGTGCGCCTGCTGCATAACCCGCCGCCGGAAGTCGACGAACATGCGCTGGAAGACCGCTCCCATCCGGCCTGGGTGCGCATGAAATTCGACGAACTGCTGGCCCAGCAGCTGTCACTGAAACGCGCCCAGGTCGCACGGCGCGCCAAGAATGCGCGGGCGCTGTCGGTCGTCGGTAAATTGTCGGCGGCCTTCCTCAATACGCTGCCGTTTACCCTGACCAAGGCCCAGCAGCGGGTGGTGGCTGAAATCAGCGCCGACCTGCGCGCCTCGTTTCCCATGCAGCGGCTGCTGCAAGGCGATGTCGGCAGCGGCAAGACCGTGGTCGCCGCCCTCGCCTCGGCGCAAGCCATCGACAGCGGCTACCAGGCGGTGCTGATGGCGCCGACCGAGATCCTGGCCGACCAGCATTTCCGCAAGATCGCGGCCTGGATGGAGCCGCTGGGCGTGCGTGTCGCCTGGCTCACCGGCAGCCTGAAAAAGAAAGAAAAGCTGGCGGCCCAGGCCATGATCGAATCGGGCGAGGCGCAACTGGTGATCGGCACCCACGCCCTGATCCAGGACAGCGTGCAGTTTGCCAAGCTGGGCCTGGTGATTGTCGACGAACAGCATCGCTTCGGTGTCGGCCAGCGGCTAGCGCTGCGCAACAAGACTGTGTCCGAAAACGGTGGCAATGACTCTATCCCAAACACGGCGGCGGCGGCGGCGGTGCCGCATCAGCTGATGATGAGCGCCACGCCGATTCCGCGCACCCTGGCGATGACCTATTATGCCGACCTGGAAATCTCGGTGATCGACGAACTGCCGCCCGGCCGCACGCCGATCGTCACCCGCGCCGTCGACCAGTCGCGGCGCGACGAAGTGATCGCACGGGTCCATGCGGCGGTGCAGGACGGCCGCCAGGCTTATTGGGTCTGCCCGCTGATCGAGGAGTCGGAAGCCCTGCAGCTGCAAACCGCAACCGAAACCTACGCCATGCTGGTGGAGGCGCTGCCTGACCTGCGGATCGGCCTGGTCCATGGCCGCCTCAAGCAAGCCGAGAAACAGGAAGTGATGGACGCCTTCAGCGCCGGCGCCTGCCATGTGCTGGTCGCCACCACCGTGATCGAAGTCGGGGTCGACGTGCCCAACGCTTCGCTGATGGTGATCGAGCATGCGGAACGCTTCGGGCTGTCGCAGCTGCACCAGCTGCGCGGGCGGGTTGGACGCGGTTCTGCCGCCAGCGTATGCTTGTTGTTATACCAAAGCCCGCTCGGCTATATCGCCAAGCAGCGCCTGATGACCATGCGCGAAACCACCGACGGCTTCGAAATCGCCCGGCGCGACCTGGAAATCCGCGGCCCCGGCGAATTCCTCGGGGCGCGCCAGTCCGGCCAGGCCATGCTGCGTTTTGCCGACCTGGCCACCGACCAATGGCTGGTCGACCGCGCCCGTGACCTGGCGCACGCGCTGCTGCAGGATCCGACCCCGGCCAACCAGGCCACCGTCAGCACCCATCTGGCGCGCTGGCTGGGCGGCCGCGAGGATTTCCTGAAGGTTTGA
- the queA gene encoding tRNA preQ1(34) S-adenosylmethionine ribosyltransferase-isomerase QueA: MHSLSDYDFELPPELIAQTPLSERSASRLLHLDGDRLIDRQFTDIVDQLAAGDLLVFNDTRVLKARFFGVKETGGKVEVLVERVVDNRTVHAQVRASKSPPAGARICLAEAFDVVVGERVGEFYTLVFPADVFELIEAHGRLPLPPYIEHDADAFDETRYQTVYAKHAGAVAAPTAGLHFDQALLERLQQKGIGFAYVTLHVGAGTFQPVRSENLAEHKMHSEWYTITEATVEAVRATKAAGGKVIAVGTTSLRALESASQSGVLQAGSADTALFITPGYVFKTVERLITNFHLPKSTLLMLVSAFAGYDCIRAAYAHAIAQRYRFFSYGDAMLLSLQRASQ, from the coding sequence ATGCATTCTCTCTCCGATTACGATTTCGAGCTGCCTCCTGAGCTGATCGCGCAAACCCCGCTGTCCGAGCGCAGCGCCTCGCGCCTGCTGCACTTAGACGGCGATCGCCTGATCGACCGCCAATTTACCGACATCGTCGACCAGCTCGCCGCTGGCGACCTGCTGGTGTTCAACGACACACGGGTGCTCAAGGCGCGCTTCTTCGGCGTCAAGGAAACCGGCGGCAAGGTCGAGGTGCTGGTCGAGCGCGTGGTCGACAACCGCACCGTGCATGCTCAGGTGCGCGCCTCGAAATCGCCGCCGGCCGGCGCCCGGATCTGCCTGGCCGAAGCGTTCGATGTGGTGGTGGGCGAGCGCGTCGGCGAGTTTTATACGCTGGTGTTCCCGGCCGATGTATTCGAGCTGATCGAGGCCCACGGCCGTTTGCCGTTGCCGCCGTATATCGAACACGATGCCGACGCCTTCGATGAAACCCGTTATCAAACCGTCTACGCCAAACACGCCGGCGCGGTGGCGGCGCCGACCGCCGGCCTGCATTTCGACCAGGCTTTGCTGGAGCGCCTGCAGCAGAAGGGCATCGGTTTTGCCTATGTCACGCTGCATGTCGGCGCCGGCACCTTCCAGCCGGTGCGCAGCGAGAACCTGGCGGAACACAAAATGCACAGCGAGTGGTACACCATCACCGAAGCCACGGTGGAGGCGGTGCGCGCCACCAAGGCTGCGGGCGGCAAGGTGATCGCGGTCGGCACCACCAGCTTGCGGGCGCTGGAATCGGCTTCGCAGTCCGGCGTTTTGCAGGCGGGCAGCGCCGATACCGCCTTGTTCATCACTCCCGGCTATGTTTTCAAGACCGTGGAGCGCCTGATCACCAACTTCCATTTGCCGAAATCGACCTTGCTGATGCTGGTCTCGGCTTTTGCCGGCTACGACTGCATCCGCGCCGCCTACGCCCACGCCATCGCGCAGCGTTATCGCTTTTTCAGTTACGGCGATGCGATGCTTTTGTCATTGCAGAGAGCCAGTCAATAA
- a CDS encoding STAS-like domain-containing protein, with product MDKLKIRTICQLVDASGQNVAARLAEKEGISRQAASTWLAKAKEAGIISSEGTGRGIRYALVAQDYAWKDYLREGLSEDVVWRELCAPMLRQLPGNVRGIWQHAMTEMINNAVDHSNSEQVKVGMKMNALFTEGFVSDTGEGIFLKIQKALDLYDTREAILELAKGKFTTDPANHSGEGIFFSSKMMDHYEIRSGKLHFDHDSEQPDLLIEHDVDVSGTLVSMRLDNDSARTAKEVFDRFALPEEFSFAKTTVPVRLAQHEGETLVSRSQAKRLTRRFERFQSVILDFSGVDEIGQAFADEVFRVFQNAHPEISMIPFKASASITAMIKRVQNPT from the coding sequence ATGGATAAATTAAAAATAAGGACAATTTGTCAACTTGTTGATGCCAGTGGACAAAATGTTGCAGCTCGTCTGGCTGAAAAGGAAGGTATTTCAAGACAAGCTGCTAGCACCTGGCTTGCTAAGGCAAAAGAGGCGGGGATAATTTCATCCGAAGGAACCGGTCGGGGAATACGCTATGCTCTTGTTGCGCAGGATTATGCCTGGAAGGATTACCTGCGCGAGGGTCTATCGGAAGACGTTGTTTGGCGTGAACTGTGCGCGCCCATGTTGCGGCAGTTGCCAGGCAATGTGCGCGGGATATGGCAACACGCTATGACGGAGATGATTAACAATGCCGTCGATCATTCCAATTCCGAGCAAGTTAAGGTTGGAATGAAAATGAACGCATTATTTACAGAAGGATTCGTCTCTGATACCGGTGAGGGTATCTTTTTAAAAATTCAAAAGGCGCTGGATCTTTACGATACGCGTGAAGCGATACTTGAACTGGCCAAGGGGAAATTCACTACTGACCCCGCCAATCACTCTGGCGAAGGTATTTTCTTTTCGTCCAAGATGATGGACCACTACGAAATCCGTTCTGGTAAATTGCACTTTGACCATGATAGCGAACAACCTGATTTGTTGATCGAGCATGACGTGGACGTGAGCGGTACGCTGGTTTCCATGCGCTTGGATAATGACAGCGCGAGAACGGCGAAAGAGGTGTTTGATCGTTTTGCATTGCCGGAAGAATTTTCATTTGCGAAAACGACCGTGCCGGTACGGCTTGCTCAACACGAAGGGGAAACCTTGGTTTCACGTTCTCAGGCCAAACGGCTGACACGGCGCTTCGAGAGATTCCAGAGTGTGATATTGGACTTCTCGGGCGTCGACGAGATCGGACAGGCGTTTGCCGATGAGGTATTTCGAGTATTTCAAAATGCTCATCCAGAGATCAGCATGATACCGTTCAAAGCTTCAGCGTCAATTACCGCGATGATTAAACGCGTTCAGAATCCTACGTGA